The following proteins are encoded in a genomic region of Alistipes shahii WAL 8301:
- the mnmG gene encoding tRNA uridine-5-carboxymethylaminomethyl(34) synthesis enzyme MnmG, producing the protein MTLDYDIIVIGGGHAGCEAASAAARLGSRTLLLTMDMAKLAAMSCNPAVGGVAKGQIVREIDALGGQMGRITDLTTIQFRMLNRSKGAAMWSPRAQCDKTRFSEEWRRTLENTWNLYIWQDAATELLFAPAPETNAAPSDNLPDETTTSFNSAPGTISSAAESDADSDPTLRNAPSAAGKLAIRGVRTRMGVEFSCRKVILTSGTFLRGVMHCGASHAEGGRAGDAASHGITESLRAIGFETGRMKTGTPARLDARTIDFEILEPQYGDENPAKFSFSPETKPIKEQLPCFLVYTSKEVHDILRTGFDRSPLFNGTICGIGPRYCPSIEDKLRTFADKDQHQLFLEPEGSSTNEYYLNGFSSSLPWEVQWKALHKIRGFEDLHIFRPGYAIEYDYFPPTQLHHSLETKLVSGLYFAGQVNGTTGYEEAAAQGLIAGINAHRAMKGESPVVLKRDEAYIGVLIDDLVTKGVDEPYRMFTSRAEYRILLRQDNADIRLTPLGYKIGLISQKQYDHFTKKNTLVESLISFAREQSVKAAEINDYLKSVDSEPLSQGRKLYDILMRNNVTFDSLQNALPKLRKFIAANEITPEAIEETEIQIKYKGYIEREKFIAEKLRRLENIRIPENFDFHSMNALTIEARQKLSRIRPETIGQASRIPGVSPADVNVLLVKFGR; encoded by the coding sequence ATGACACTCGATTACGACATTATCGTCATCGGCGGAGGACACGCCGGATGCGAAGCCGCCTCGGCCGCCGCACGGCTCGGCTCGCGCACGCTGCTGCTCACGATGGACATGGCCAAACTGGCTGCCATGTCGTGCAACCCGGCAGTCGGAGGAGTAGCCAAAGGTCAGATTGTCAGAGAGATAGACGCATTAGGCGGCCAAATGGGCCGTATCACCGACCTCACGACCATTCAGTTCCGGATGCTCAACCGGTCGAAGGGTGCGGCAATGTGGAGTCCCCGGGCGCAATGCGACAAAACCCGTTTTTCGGAGGAGTGGCGTCGCACGCTCGAAAACACCTGGAACCTCTATATCTGGCAGGACGCCGCGACCGAACTGCTGTTCGCCCCGGCTCCGGAAACAAACGCGGCGCCGTCGGACAATCTGCCCGACGAAACCACAACGTCGTTCAATTCCGCGCCCGGCACGATTTCTTCGGCAGCCGAATCGGATGCAGATTCAGATCCGACACTCCGAAATGCACCGTCGGCCGCCGGAAAACTCGCCATCCGGGGCGTTCGGACCCGCATGGGCGTCGAATTTTCCTGCCGGAAAGTCATACTCACCTCCGGCACATTCCTCAGAGGAGTGATGCACTGCGGAGCCTCGCACGCCGAGGGCGGCAGGGCGGGGGACGCCGCTTCGCACGGCATTACGGAGAGTCTCCGGGCCATCGGTTTCGAGACCGGACGCATGAAGACCGGAACCCCGGCGCGCCTCGACGCCCGGACCATCGATTTCGAAATCCTCGAACCACAATACGGCGACGAAAACCCCGCCAAATTCTCCTTTTCACCCGAAACGAAACCGATCAAAGAGCAGCTTCCCTGCTTTCTGGTCTACACTTCGAAAGAGGTTCACGACATCCTCCGCACCGGATTCGACAGGTCGCCGCTGTTCAACGGTACGATCTGCGGCATCGGTCCGCGCTACTGCCCGTCGATCGAGGACAAACTCCGCACCTTTGCCGACAAAGACCAGCACCAGCTCTTCCTGGAACCCGAAGGCAGTTCGACCAATGAATATTACCTGAACGGCTTTTCGTCGTCTCTGCCCTGGGAAGTTCAATGGAAAGCCCTGCACAAAATCCGCGGATTCGAGGATCTGCACATTTTCCGGCCCGGATACGCCATCGAATACGACTATTTTCCGCCTACACAGTTGCACCATTCACTCGAAACGAAACTGGTTTCGGGTCTTTACTTCGCCGGGCAGGTCAACGGTACGACAGGATATGAGGAAGCGGCGGCGCAGGGCCTGATAGCGGGCATCAATGCCCACCGAGCAATGAAAGGGGAGAGTCCGGTCGTTCTGAAACGCGACGAAGCCTATATCGGCGTACTGATCGACGACCTGGTGACCAAAGGCGTCGACGAACCCTATCGCATGTTCACCTCCCGGGCCGAATATCGCATTCTGCTCCGACAGGACAACGCCGACATCCGTTTGACTCCGCTGGGATACAAAATAGGTCTGATTTCGCAAAAACAATACGATCATTTCACCAAAAAAAACACACTCGTAGAATCGCTTATTTCATTCGCCCGCGAACAGAGTGTCAAAGCAGCCGAAATTAACGACTATTTAAAATCGGTCGATTCAGAGCCTTTATCGCAGGGAAGAAAGCTTTACGACATTCTGATGCGCAATAACGTCACATTCGATTCGCTGCAAAACGCACTGCCCAAACTGCGGAAATTCATCGCGGCAAACGAAATAACTCCCGAAGCGATCGAAGAGACGGAAATCCAAATCAAGTATAAAGGATATATCGAACGCGAAAAATTCATCGCAGAGAAATTGCGACGCCTCGAAAACATCCGAATTCCGGAAAATTTCGATTTTCATTCAATGAATGCTCTGACCATCGAGGCCCGGCAGAAACTCTCGCGCATCCGACCCGAAACGATTGGTCAGGCATCACGGATTCCCGGAGTTTCACCTGCCGACGTCAATGTATTGCTTGTAAAATTCGGGCGATAG